From a region of the Cucumis sativus cultivar 9930 chromosome 6, Cucumber_9930_V3, whole genome shotgun sequence genome:
- the LOC101217586 gene encoding immune-associated nucleotide-binding protein 9 — MDYTILLFTGGDDLEEDGNALEYYFTHDSPDSLKDIVASCKNRCVLFDNKTECESKKCEQMGKLMEMVNEVRKVNGGQPYMHDLCSSMTVETKLKEVKTKLEKQLQEDEKDARIIGEKRGEENVKEKSRNLENQLAKAREERVNAENRTQEIQRQYNDEIRRLSHQLQSALQ; from the coding sequence ATGGACTACACTATTCTCCTCTTCACTGGAGGTGATGATCTCGAAGAAGACGGCAACGCCCTAGAATACTACTTTACACATGATTCTCCTGATTCCTTAAAGGACATCGTAGCATCTTGCAAAAATCGTTGCGTACTTTTTGATAACAAGACTGAGTGTGAATCAAAAAAATGTGAACAAATGGGGAAGTTGATGGAGATGGTGAATGAGGTAAGGAAGGTAAATGGAGGACAACCTTACATGCATGACTTATGTTCTAGTATGACAGTTGaaacaaagttaaaagagGTTAAGACCAAACTTGAAAAACAATTGCAAGAGGATGAAAAGGATGCAAGAATTATAGGTGAAAAGAGAGGGGAAGAGaatgtaaaggaaaaaagtagGAACCTTGAAAATCAATTGGCAAAAGCAAGAGAAGAAAGAGTAAATGCAGAGAATAGAACACAAGAGATTCAACGGCAATATAATGATGAAATTAGGAGGCTCAGTCACCAACTACAAAGCGCACTTCAATGA